The Planctomycetota bacterium sequence TTCATTACTTCATCAATGGCTTCCTTGGTGGCTACGCCTTCCATCAGCGTATAAATCGCCTCGTTTATCATGGGCAGCAGGATGCGGTTGGCTACGAATCCGGGCGCGTCATTGACCTCAACCGGCGTCTTGCCCAGTTTCTTACACAGGTCGTTGACCGCGTCAATCGTGGCTTGGCTGGTCACCAGTCCCTTGACCACCTCGACCAGTTTCATCAGGGGCACCGGATTCATAAAGTGCATGCCGATAACCTGGGTGGGCCGCTTGGTCACGGCGGCCAGTTCGGTGATGGAAATAGACGAGGTATTGCTGGCCAGAATCACATCCGGCACGGTGATGGCATCCAGTTCTTTGAACAGATTCTTCTTGGTAGTTAAATCCTCGATAATGACTTCGACTATGAAATTGGAATCCTTGAGGTCTTTGACTGCCAGCGAGGTCTTGATGCGCTTGAATGCTTCATCGGCCTGGTCCTTGGGCAGGACGGACTTCTGGACCATCTTATCCAGGTTCTTGCGGATATTGGCCATGCCCCGGTCCACGAAATCCTGCTTGATATCCACCATGGTCACATCAAATCCGGATTGAGCGAATACCTGGGCAATCCCGTTGCCCATGGTGCCTGCGCCGATGACGCCAACCTTGCTTATAGTCATATGTTTTCCTTTCCGTTTATCTGCCTGTCCAAAATAACCAAATATCTTGCAATAATATTTACCATCAATATAATATATCCCATGACCTTTCAAGAAATAATACTTAAATTAGAGCGCTACTGGGCCAAATACGGATGCGCGATGGTCCAGCCTTATGATATTGAAAAGGGCGCCGGCACATCCAATCCGGCTACATTCCTTAAGGCGCTCGGACCCGAACCCTGGAAGGCCGCCTATGTTGAGCCGTCACGCAGGCCGACCGACGGCCGGTATGGCGATAATCCCAACCGCCTCCAGCATTATTACCAGTATCAGGTGATTATCAAGCCGGCGCCGGCTGATGCCCAGGCAATATATCTCAAAAGCCTGGCCGAATTGGGAATTAATCTCAAGAAACACGATGTCCGGTTCGTCGAGGACGACTGGGAATCGCCTTCCCTGGGCGCCACCGGCCTGGGCTGGGAGGTCTGGATTGACGGAATGGAAATCACCCAGTTCACCTATTTCCAGAAGGTCGGCACCATTGAACTGGAGAAGGTGGCGCTGGAATTGACCTACGGCCTGGAACGCATTGCCATGTTCATCCAGAAAAAGGATAATGTCTATGACTTGGAATGGGTCAAGGGCGTGACCTACGGCAATATCCATCACGAAGACGAGGTCCAATTCTCCAAATATAACTTTGAGGTGGCCGATACCCAGATGCAGACCCAGTTATTTGATATGTACGAGAAAGAGGCCAAGGCATTGGTGGAAAAGGGATTGGTCCTGCCGGCCTATGACTATGTCCTGAAATGTTCGCACACCTTTAATATCCTGGACGCCCGGCGGGCCATCGCGGTCAGCCAGCGTCAGCATTACATCGGACGCATACGCCAAATAGCCCGGGCCTGCGCCATCGGTTATCTTAATATGCGCAAGGAAATGGGTTACCCCTTGATGAAGTAGACAGTAGTCAGTATTCGGTAGACAGTTATTTACCAATCATCTCCGGAGTCCATAAATACATAAACTGGCTGCTGTTGGTCTTCAGGACCAGCTCGGCTAAGTAGGTCAATTCCAGCGAGGGCGTCGGGCCCATGAACATATTATCAAACAGCCCGCTGCTTTTCTGGTACCTGATGACCTTGGCGGATTTGAGATGCGCCAGGTCCAGCGTCTTGTTATAGGCGTCGCTCATATAGCCGACCGAATCCACCAGTTTGGATTTAAGCGCTTCCTGTCCGGTCAGAATCCGGCCGTCCGCAATGGTCTTGATTTCATCCCGGCTCAGCGAGCTCTTGCGCGCCTCAGCCACGATATCCAGGAACCGGTTATACATCTCGTCGATGATTTTCTGCATATATTCCTTTTCCTCGGCCGTCATTTTGCGGAAGGGCGAGCCGGTGTCCTTGGCCTTGCCGGATTTTATTACGGCCGTCTCCACCCCGATCTTGCCCATCAGGTCTTCCAAAGCGAAGAACATGGAAATTACCCCGATACTCCCGGTGATGCTGGTCGGATGGGCCATGACATAATCCGCGCTGCAGGAGATATAATAACCGCCCGAGGCGGCCGTGTCCTGCATCAGGGCGAGCACCGGCTTGTCCGGGTGTTTCTGCTTGAATTCCTTGATGGTCCGGTAGATGATGTCGCTGGCCGTCACGCCGCCGCCCGGTGAATTTATCACCAGGATAACCGCCTTGATGTGGATGTCGTCGTCAGCCAGTTTCAATAATTCCTGTATTTTATCCGGGGTGCAGGCGTTTTTGGATGCCAGCAGGGACGAGGTTTCCTGGGTCATGATTACGCCCTGAATAGGTAAAATAAGAATCTTGTCAGAGCTGGATTCGTCGCCGGTCACGAACTGTTCCTCCCATTTCTTTTCCAAGTCCAGCGAGGGCAGGAAGATGCATCCGCTGACCATTATCAATGCGATTGACAGCAACAATAGTTTTTTTATCATAATCGGTTCTCCTTACTGGCTGTTAGTCCCAATAGGGCTTTACAGCCAGTTACCCCGATAGTATTTATCGGGGTTACTTATAAAATTTCTACCATATAAATGGAAATAGTCAATAAGAAATAGTATAAATGCAACCACAGATTTCGCAGATTACACAGATGTTATTATAATCAATGAAATCTGTGTAATCTGTGGTTTCTTTTTGATTTATGGACTACGAAATAGTTATCGGCCTGGAGGTGCACACCCAGTTAAAGACGGACAG is a genomic window containing:
- a CDS encoding 3-hydroxybutyryl-CoA dehydrogenase produces the protein MTISKVGVIGAGTMGNGIAQVFAQSGFDVTMVDIKQDFVDRGMANIRKNLDKMVQKSVLPKDQADEAFKRIKTSLAVKDLKDSNFIVEVIIEDLTTKKNLFKELDAITVPDVILASNTSSISITELAAVTKRPTQVIGMHFMNPVPLMKLVEVVKGLVTSQATIDAVNDLCKKLGKTPVEVNDAPGFVANRILLPMINEAIYTLMEGVATKEAIDEVMKLGMNHPMGPLALADLIGLDVCLAILEVLHTGLGDTKYRPCPLLKKMVAAGHLGRKAKKGFYEYQ
- the sppA gene encoding signal peptide peptidase SppA, producing the protein MIKKLLLLSIALIMVSGCIFLPSLDLEKKWEEQFVTGDESSSDKILILPIQGVIMTQETSSLLASKNACTPDKIQELLKLADDDIHIKAVILVINSPGGGVTASDIIYRTIKEFKQKHPDKPVLALMQDTAASGGYYISCSADYVMAHPTSITGSIGVISMFFALEDLMGKIGVETAVIKSGKAKDTGSPFRKMTAEEKEYMQKIIDEMYNRFLDIVAEARKSSLSRDEIKTIADGRILTGQEALKSKLVDSVGYMSDAYNKTLDLAHLKSAKVIRYQKSSGLFDNMFMGPTPSLELTYLAELVLKTNSSQFMYLWTPEMIGK
- a CDS encoding glycine--tRNA ligase subunit alpha gives rise to the protein MTFQEIILKLERYWAKYGCAMVQPYDIEKGAGTSNPATFLKALGPEPWKAAYVEPSRRPTDGRYGDNPNRLQHYYQYQVIIKPAPADAQAIYLKSLAELGINLKKHDVRFVEDDWESPSLGATGLGWEVWIDGMEITQFTYFQKVGTIELEKVALELTYGLERIAMFIQKKDNVYDLEWVKGVTYGNIHHEDEVQFSKYNFEVADTQMQTQLFDMYEKEAKALVEKGLVLPAYDYVLKCSHTFNILDARRAIAVSQRQHYIGRIRQIARACAIGYLNMRKEMGYPLMK